One Actinomadura viridis genomic region harbors:
- a CDS encoding PPOX class F420-dependent oxidoreductase encodes MADEAELMALLSERDQGVLATLKRDGRPQLSTINYHFDEPRRLIRISITDDRAKARNLRRDPRASLHISSPDGWAWTVAEGDAELSDVAADPGDAAVEELIDVYRAVQGEHPDWDDYRRAMVADRRVVLRLHVHRVYGQPHP; translated from the coding sequence ATGGCGGACGAGGCGGAACTGATGGCGCTGCTGAGCGAACGCGACCAGGGCGTGCTGGCGACGCTCAAGCGGGACGGGCGGCCCCAGCTCTCCACGATCAACTACCACTTCGACGAGCCCCGCCGGCTGATCCGGATCTCGATCACCGACGACCGGGCCAAGGCCCGCAACCTGCGCCGCGACCCCCGGGCCAGCCTGCACATCAGCTCGCCCGACGGCTGGGCCTGGACGGTCGCCGAGGGCGACGCCGAACTGTCGGACGTCGCGGCCGACCCCGGCGACGCCGCGGTCGAGGAACTGATCGATGTCTACCGGGCCGTCCAGGGCGAGCACCCCGACTGGGACGACTACCGGCGCGCGATGGTCGCCGACCGGCGCGTGGTCCTGCGGCTGCACGTCCACCGCGTCTACGGGCAGCCGCACCCCTGA
- a CDS encoding alpha/beta fold hydrolase: MPRQIRRFSGEGVTDAEVSLHPFTTEDDLLLTLSRFHREDCDDVVLLMHGLTSASDLFVMPEIRNMVSHLLDNGFGDVWALDFRMSNRFPYNTGTRRFSLDDIALFDYPAAMRELRRHIGDRRVHVFAHCLGALSFSMSLFGGAVEDDLASLVVNSVSLTPRVPAWSKVKMAVGPDFADYVLGSPYIDPRFMQAPKLSGRWLMAKAISAFHPECKESACHMQSFMWASGRPGFFMHENLAPETHAHDRLADLNGASTVHYYRHIRKMVKAGRAVRFDPRDPRLKALPTDFLARAAEITTPILFTTGDHNRIFTDSNVVCHALLSRIVPGRHELEILPGYGHIDPILGKNAHRDVYPRIVAHFQKHSTDRRAA; the protein is encoded by the coding sequence ATGCCACGCCAGATCCGACGCTTCTCGGGAGAGGGCGTCACGGACGCCGAGGTGTCGCTGCATCCGTTCACGACCGAGGACGACCTGCTGCTGACGCTGTCGCGCTTCCACCGCGAGGACTGCGACGACGTCGTCCTGCTCATGCACGGCCTCACCTCCGCCAGCGATCTGTTCGTCATGCCCGAGATCCGCAACATGGTGAGCCATCTCCTGGACAACGGCTTCGGCGACGTGTGGGCGCTCGACTTCCGGATGAGCAACCGCTTCCCCTACAACACCGGCACCCGCCGCTTCTCCCTGGACGACATCGCGCTGTTCGACTACCCGGCCGCGATGCGCGAGCTGCGCCGCCACATCGGCGACCGCCGCGTGCACGTCTTCGCCCACTGCCTGGGCGCCCTGTCGTTCAGCATGAGCCTGTTCGGCGGCGCGGTCGAGGACGACCTGGCCAGCCTGGTGGTCAACAGCGTCTCGCTCACCCCGCGGGTGCCCGCCTGGTCCAAGGTCAAGATGGCGGTCGGGCCCGACTTCGCCGACTACGTCCTGGGTTCCCCCTACATCGACCCCCGGTTCATGCAGGCGCCCAAGCTCAGCGGCCGGTGGCTGATGGCCAAGGCCATCTCCGCCTTCCACCCCGAGTGCAAGGAGTCGGCCTGCCACATGCAGAGCTTCATGTGGGCCAGCGGCCGTCCCGGCTTCTTCATGCACGAGAACCTCGCGCCCGAGACCCACGCGCACGACCGGCTCGCCGATCTCAACGGCGCCTCGACCGTCCACTACTACCGGCACATCCGCAAGATGGTGAAGGCCGGCAGGGCGGTGCGCTTCGACCCGCGCGACCCCCGGCTGAAGGCGCTGCCGACCGACTTCCTGGCCCGCGCCGCCGAGATCACCACGCCGATCCTGTTCACCACCGGCGACCACAACCGGATCTTCACCGACTCCAACGTGGTGTGCCACGCGCTGCTGTCCAGGATCGTCCCGGGCCGGCACGAGCTGGAGATCCTGCCGGGCTACGGCCACATCGACCCGATCCTCGGCAAGAACGCCCACCGGGACGTCTACCCGAGGATCGTCGCGCACTTCCAGAAGCACAGCACCGACCGAAGGGCCGCCTGA
- a CDS encoding ABC transporter permease — MTTGVTRTRPSGSPDPALNPATNPALTPTGAHRLRWVFTDGATLTGRALAHWTRRPGEVLLGLLFPVMVVLMMGYLFGGQMDVPGGGTYREFIVPGMFAMTMLFGIETTFAAIAGDAAKGVTDRFRSMPMSSSAVVVGRGAADMLHSVAGLAVMVACGLLIGWRWHEGPGRALAALGLLLLWRFALLWVGVYLGLVAGGPEAIVAVQILVWPVGFLSSALIAPATMPGWLGAIAEWNPMSATVTACRELFGGPGAAAGGSWAAEHATTMAVVWPLLIAAVFLPLSVRRYRAMGR, encoded by the coding sequence ATGACCACCGGCGTCACCCGCACCCGCCCGTCCGGATCCCCGGACCCGGCACTCAACCCGGCGACCAACCCCGCCCTGACCCCGACCGGCGCGCACAGGCTCCGCTGGGTCTTCACCGACGGCGCCACGCTCACCGGGCGCGCCCTGGCCCACTGGACGCGCCGCCCCGGCGAGGTCCTCCTCGGCCTGCTCTTCCCGGTGATGGTCGTGCTCATGATGGGCTACCTGTTCGGCGGCCAGATGGACGTCCCGGGCGGCGGGACCTACCGCGAGTTCATCGTCCCCGGCATGTTCGCGATGACGATGCTCTTCGGCATCGAGACCACCTTCGCCGCCATCGCCGGCGACGCCGCCAAGGGCGTGACCGACCGGTTCCGGTCCATGCCGATGTCCTCCTCGGCGGTGGTCGTGGGACGCGGCGCCGCCGACATGCTGCACTCGGTGGCCGGGCTGGCCGTCATGGTCGCCTGCGGCCTGCTGATCGGCTGGCGCTGGCACGAGGGGCCCGGCCGCGCCCTGGCGGCGCTGGGCCTGCTGCTGCTGTGGCGCTTCGCGCTGCTGTGGGTGGGCGTCTACCTGGGACTGGTCGCCGGCGGGCCGGAGGCGATCGTGGCCGTGCAGATCCTGGTGTGGCCGGTCGGCTTCCTGTCCAGCGCCCTGATCGCCCCCGCCACCATGCCCGGCTGGCTGGGCGCGATCGCCGAATGGAACCCGATGTCGGCGACCGTCACGGCCTGCCGCGAGCTGTTCGGGGGCCCCGGCGCCGCGGCCGGCGGCTCCTGGGCGGCCGAGCACGCCACGACGATGGCGGTGGTGTGGCCGCTGCTGATCGCGGCGGTGTTCCTGCCGCTGTCGGTGCGCCGCTACCGGGCCATGGGCCGCTGA
- a CDS encoding DUF4429 domain-containing protein: MAEVISRDGTWTFDGEVVRIVPGHDRSVHRLRKALGELVVPLQGVRGVAYEPGRKGGRLRLRLRDGADPFTQAVAGALPVPADPYRLAVSDDRTGAAGFFVDEVRNSLQIWEVPEGPCDRYLMPGPGVPLTAGAGDGTVSFDGERVRLEWNWLASGAKSAAGTQTFELKDMLGVEWAGRQGSMEYGYLRFRLRTPVPDRSPDADPRALSWGVQREGGSTALVAAAVTARLPHPYAPAELAPAAPDGNAGNAGGPAPAAFSGADPDAMLRRLRELGELHREGVLTDEEFSAAKRTLLGM; this comes from the coding sequence ATGGCGGAAGTGATCTCCCGGGACGGGACCTGGACGTTCGACGGCGAGGTCGTGCGGATCGTGCCCGGACATGATCGTTCCGTGCACCGGCTGCGCAAGGCGCTCGGCGAACTGGTGGTCCCGCTCCAGGGCGTCCGGGGCGTGGCCTACGAGCCCGGACGCAAGGGCGGGCGGCTGCGGCTGCGGCTGCGCGACGGCGCCGACCCGTTCACCCAGGCCGTCGCCGGCGCCCTGCCCGTACCGGCCGACCCCTACCGGCTCGCCGTGAGCGACGACCGCACCGGGGCCGCCGGGTTCTTCGTCGACGAGGTGCGCAACTCCCTGCAGATCTGGGAGGTCCCCGAGGGCCCCTGCGACCGCTACCTGATGCCGGGCCCCGGAGTGCCTCTCACGGCCGGCGCGGGGGACGGCACCGTCTCCTTCGACGGCGAACGCGTCCGCCTCGAATGGAACTGGCTCGCCAGCGGGGCCAAGTCCGCCGCGGGCACGCAGACGTTCGAGCTGAAGGACATGCTGGGCGTGGAATGGGCCGGTCGCCAAGGGAGCATGGAGTACGGCTACCTGCGCTTCAGGCTCCGCACCCCCGTGCCGGACCGTTCACCCGACGCGGACCCCCGCGCCCTGTCCTGGGGCGTCCAGCGCGAGGGAGGCAGCACGGCCCTGGTCGCCGCCGCCGTCACCGCCCGGCTCCCGCACCCCTACGCCCCGGCGGAACTCGCTCCCGCCGCGCCAGACGGGAACGCCGGGAACGCCGGCGGACCCGCACCCGCCGCCTTCTCCGGCGCCGACCCCGACGCCATGCTCCGCAGGCTGCGCGAACTCGGCGAGCTGCACCGGGAGGGCGTGCTCACCGACGAGGAGTTCTCCGCCGCCAAGCGCACCCTCCTCGGAATGTGA
- a CDS encoding GMC oxidoreductase, which yields MTEDVATEHVDAVVVGSGFGGSVAAYRLAEAGRSVVLLERGRPYPPGSFPRSPSQMGRAFWDPAAGLYGMFDVWRFKGCDSVVSAGLGGGSLIYANVLLRKDERWFVNDGPDGEYEPWPVSRADLDPYYERVEEMMGVTPYPLGRAPFDDTPKTHAMQDAAAELGLNWSLAPLAVSFASERGADPGVGLPIADPGYGNLHGVSRRTCRLCGECDIGCNDGSKNSLDHNYLSAARHHGADLRTSHEVKRIRPRPGGGYEVDYVHHDVERKAGKGPVRTITCDRLILGAGTYGTTYLLLKSRRDLPGLSPALGSRFSGNGDLLTFLLKARDRDRVRPLDASRGPVITSTIRLPDELDGHPGAGRGAYIQDGGYPAFVDWMVQPFDLADQIDRAVKFLWARFTEFFSGAPDTNLSKELADLIGDGALSVSSLPLLGMGRDTADGRLMLKDERLTADWTAESSAALFDRLRTTMQGIADVLGAEYADNPMWFRKRVITVHPLGGAPMGHHPVEGVCDAFGEVFGFPGLFIADGAAMPGPVGPNPSLTIAALADRMATRILEGESRPAVTGAEPVAGTGSPGGAVNGTAYGPGTGGLPETRGPSPEGSGRTSLSFTEEMKGFITYGTSDPRAGEQGEGRERFSFRLTITADDVDRFLAEPEHTARAEGWVDAAGHGGRRPVQRGWFNLFAPGGAEDRRLMRYRLHFADGEGRPRTLTGQKNVLHGPPTRIWPDTSTLYVHLLEGHVDEGGDEGVPVLASGVLHIQLTDFARQLTTFRTAGPGGAAALVSFGRFFAGELWEVYGPDLD from the coding sequence ATGACCGAGGACGTGGCCACCGAGCACGTCGACGCCGTCGTCGTCGGCTCGGGGTTCGGCGGCTCGGTCGCCGCCTACCGCCTCGCCGAGGCGGGGCGGTCGGTGGTCCTGCTGGAGCGCGGCCGGCCGTACCCGCCCGGCTCCTTCCCCCGCTCGCCCTCGCAGATGGGCCGGGCGTTCTGGGACCCGGCCGCCGGCCTGTACGGCATGTTCGACGTGTGGCGTTTCAAGGGGTGCGACTCGGTCGTGTCCGCCGGTCTGGGCGGCGGCTCCCTCATCTACGCCAACGTCCTGCTCCGTAAGGACGAGCGCTGGTTCGTCAACGACGGCCCCGACGGTGAGTACGAGCCCTGGCCGGTGTCCCGGGCCGACCTCGACCCCTACTACGAGCGGGTCGAGGAGATGATGGGCGTCACCCCCTACCCCCTGGGCCGGGCGCCGTTCGACGACACCCCCAAGACCCACGCGATGCAGGACGCCGCCGCCGAGCTGGGGCTCAACTGGTCGCTGGCGCCGCTGGCGGTCAGCTTCGCCTCCGAACGGGGCGCCGACCCCGGGGTGGGCCTGCCCATCGCCGACCCCGGCTACGGCAACCTGCACGGCGTCTCCCGGCGCACGTGCCGCCTGTGCGGCGAGTGCGACATCGGCTGCAACGACGGCTCCAAGAACTCCCTGGACCACAACTACCTGTCGGCGGCCCGGCACCACGGCGCGGACCTGCGCACCTCGCACGAGGTGAAGCGGATCCGCCCGCGTCCGGGCGGCGGGTACGAGGTCGACTACGTCCACCACGACGTCGAGCGGAAGGCGGGCAAGGGCCCGGTCCGCACCATCACCTGCGACCGGCTGATCCTGGGCGCGGGCACCTACGGCACGACGTACCTGCTGCTGAAGTCGCGCCGGGACCTCCCCGGCCTGAGCCCGGCCCTGGGCTCCCGGTTCAGCGGCAACGGCGACCTGCTGACCTTCCTGCTGAAGGCCAGGGACCGTGACCGGGTCCGTCCGCTGGACGCCAGCCGCGGCCCGGTCATCACCAGCACGATCCGGCTGCCGGACGAGCTGGACGGCCACCCGGGGGCGGGGCGCGGCGCCTACATCCAGGACGGCGGCTACCCGGCGTTCGTCGACTGGATGGTGCAGCCGTTCGACCTGGCCGACCAGATCGACCGGGCGGTGAAGTTCCTGTGGGCCCGGTTCACCGAGTTCTTCTCCGGCGCGCCCGACACCAACCTGTCCAAGGAGCTGGCCGACCTCATCGGCGACGGGGCGCTGTCGGTGAGTTCGCTGCCGCTGCTGGGCATGGGCCGCGACACCGCGGACGGGCGGCTGATGCTCAAGGACGAGCGTCTGACCGCCGACTGGACCGCCGAGTCGAGCGCGGCGCTCTTCGACCGGCTGCGGACGACGATGCAGGGCATCGCCGACGTGCTGGGCGCGGAGTACGCCGACAATCCGATGTGGTTCCGCAAGCGCGTGATCACGGTCCATCCGCTGGGTGGGGCCCCCATGGGCCACCACCCGGTCGAGGGCGTCTGCGACGCCTTCGGTGAGGTGTTCGGGTTCCCCGGTCTCTTCATCGCCGACGGGGCGGCGATGCCGGGGCCGGTGGGCCCGAACCCCTCGCTCACCATCGCCGCGCTGGCCGACCGCATGGCCACGCGGATCCTGGAGGGTGAGTCCCGCCCCGCCGTTACGGGGGCCGAGCCGGTCGCGGGGACCGGCTCGCCCGGCGGGGCGGTGAACGGCACGGCGTACGGTCCGGGTACGGGAGGCCTTCCGGAGACCAGGGGACCGTCCCCGGAAGGCTCCGGCCGTACGTCGCTGTCGTTCACCGAGGAGATGAAGGGGTTCATCACCTACGGGACGTCCGATCCGCGGGCGGGCGAGCAGGGTGAGGGCCGCGAGCGGTTCTCGTTCCGGCTCACCATCACCGCCGACGACGTGGATCGCTTCCTGGCCGAGCCCGAGCACACCGCTCGGGCCGAGGGGTGGGTGGACGCCGCCGGTCACGGGGGCCGGCGGCCCGTCCAGCGGGGCTGGTTCAACCTCTTCGCGCCGGGGGGCGCGGAGGATCGCCGCCTGATGAGGTACCGCCTGCACTTCGCCGACGGCGAGGGCCGGCCCCGCACCCTCACCGGCCAGAAGAACGTCCTGCACGGCCCGCCCACCCGGATCTGGCCGGACACCTCGACGCTCTACGTGCACCTACTGGAGGGGCACGTGGACGAGGGCGGCGACGAGGGCGTGCCGGTCCTGGCCTCGGGCGTGCTGCACATCCAGCTGACCGACTTCGCCCGCCAGCTCACGACCTTCCGTACGGCGGGCCCCGGCGGCGCCGCGGCCCTGGTTTCCTTCGGCCGCTTCTTCGCCGGTGAACTGTGGGAGGTCTACGGCCCCGACCTCGACTGA